In Thermodesulfobacteriota bacterium, the genomic window TGACACGCCGGCCAGGTCGGAAACGAGCTTGTCGGACAGGACGGCCTCGTCGACGGTCAGCGTCCCGTCCTTCTCCGTCTTGATCCCGATCTGCGAGAGGACGCGCAGCTCCTCCGAAAGGCCTGTGACGCGGCCCCCGACGATCGACTGCAGGCGGCTCACGACATCCCTCGCGGTGGACTCTCCCGTGAACGCGCTGGCGGTTCCGCTCTCCGAGTCGTACGCGACGTTGTCGGAAACCAGAGTGACGACGCCGTTGTACGCGGAGACGAACGCCTCGATCTTCTCCCGGATGGCTTCCGTGTCGTTCGTCACGGAGAGGGAGGAGCTCCCCTCCTTCTTCAGGGTGAACGACACCCCTTCGATCGCGCCCTCCACGGTGTTGGTGCTGCGGGTCATCGGCAGCCCGTCCACGGTGAACGCGGCGTCCTGTGCCGCCTGGAGCACCTGTCCCCCCGCGACCGGGCCGGTGGGCAGCCCGAGCGAGGTGGCGTTCTCCGTCACCGTGATGGAGTTCGCGGCGCCGGAGGCGACGCTTTTGAGGACGAGCCGGTATCCGGTGCCGTCGTTGATGACGCTCGCTTCCGCGTCGTCCGTGGCGGTGTTGATCGCGGCGGCCAGGTTCTCCAGGGTCGTCGTCGCGTCGACGGCCACGGTGACCGTCGCCCCGCCGCCGACCTGGAAGCTGAAATTCCCCGCGCCGGAGGCCACCACGGTCGTCGCGGCCGCCACGGCCGACGAGGCGATCCGGTGCGCCTGCGCGAGGCGGGTCACGACGATCGCGTAGTTCCCCTCCGTCGCCGAGCTGGACGCCGTCGCGTTGAGGACGGTCCCGTCGCTCGCTTCCGCCTCCCGGGCGTAGAATGCGGTCGACGTTCTCAGCCCGTCCGCCGCTGTTTTCAGGGCGTCCAGCTTCGACGACAGCTCTCCGTACTTGCTGATCTTGGTCTGGTACGCCTTCTGCCGGGTCTCCTTCAGCTCGATCGGCTGCCGCTCCAGCTCGATGATCTGCTCGATCATCGAGTTGTAGTCGATCCCCGAGATCAGTCCGCTGACCGAGAATGTGGACAATCAGACCTCCTGGGACACGGCGATGCCGGTCTGGTCGCCGGCCATCCGCCGGATCGCCTCCCGAAGGCCCTTCGCGATC contains:
- the fliD gene encoding flagellar filament capping protein FliD, which produces MSTFSVSGLISGIDYNSMIEQIIELERQPIELKETRQKAYQTKISKYGELSSKLDALKTAADGLRTSTAFYAREAEASDGTVLNATASSSATEGNYAIVVTRLAQAHRIASSAVAAATTVVASGAGNFSFQVGGGATVTVAVDATTTLENLAAAINTATDDAEASVINDGTGYRLVLKSVASGAANSITVTENATSLGLPTGPVAGGQVLQAAQDAAFTVDGLPMTRSTNTVEGAIEGVSFTLKKEGSSSLSVTNDTEAIREKIEAFVSAYNGVVTLVSDNVAYDSESGTASAFTGESTARDVVSRLQSIVGGRVTGLSEELRVLSQIGIKTEKDGTLTVDEAVLSDKLVSDLAGVS